DNA sequence from the Strigops habroptila isolate Jane chromosome 4, bStrHab1.2.pri, whole genome shotgun sequence genome:
GCAAGTGGAGCGGCCTGCGTGTATTCCAGCCCAGGGAATCGGGGAGCTGTGAGGACCAGAGGACACACACTGCTGTTCATACCAATGCTCAGCACAAACACTTCTCCCTTCATCAAAGATCCCGTCCTGAACTGGATAGAGATAACAAGAAGGAAGCACAGCCTTCAGTTCCCTTCTCACCTCCACCCCTGTCCTGGAGGAATCATCCCTCAGGACCATGAAGACCCTGGTGCCCTCGGTGGACGTCACATTGATGTAGTCCTCCAGGATGGGCGGCCGCTTGAGGACCCGCTTCTTCTTGGAGGGCGGTGTGTTCTGCAGTGGGGCCATGCCACTGATCTCCAGGTGATCCGAGCTGGAAAACACCCTTTTCCTTTAGCAGGGGCAAGGGAAGGGACCCTTGAACCCCACCTTTGTAATTGGGGCTCCTCACCCCTGCCAAAAGCAGGGTTCAACGTGGCCAACCTGACAGCCTGAGGAGCAGGTTCCTCTGGGCCAGCATCCCAGGGGACATCCGGAGCCAACTCCTCATCCACACCAAAGTTGAGCTTCTTAACAGCTTCCAGGCGCTGCCGCTTGGACTTCGGGGCTGTGGGAGACACCGGGGcatgaggaaaaggagaagcagcctTGACTCTGCcgctcctccagcagcagcatccctgcaccGCCCGGAGAGGGATCGGCAGCACCAGGGGTCAAACCTACTGCGGGCTGCGGGCGGGGAGCCGGGGGAGCCCCGATCCCTCTTCCTGGAGTTGCTGCCGCCTTCGGGGTCCCGGGGGGGTTCAGGCTCCTCCGGTGGCTGCCTCCTGGCTCGGAACTGGGAGATTCTGCATCCAGCGAGGGGGGACGGGTCATCTGCAAGAGGCGTAACACGGCGCTGCCGCTCACCGGAGGGGACCCGCGGCGGGACGCCGGGTCCTGCCCGCCcgttccctccctccctccctccctccgccgCCGGCCCCGGTCCCGGCCGCCCGCACCTCCGAGCTCGGCCATTGCCTCCAGCTCGTCCGCGAACCGCTCATAGAACCCCGCATCGGGGTCCTCCTCGGGGTCCTCCATGGGACCCGCTCCCGCCCGCACCGCGCTTCCGGCCGCCGCGGAGCCGCCGCTGATTGGACGCGATGTTCCGGACGGAAGCGGTGGCGGCGCTGATTGGACGCGACGAAAGGCTGGACGCGGCGGCTGCGGCGTTGATTGGATGCGACGCGGGGTCCGGGGCCGGTGACGGCGCCGCCAGCGGTGGAGATGATGTAGGCGCTCAGCGCCCCGCCCGGGGACGGCGCTGCAGGTCGGGGAGGACCGGGGACGGGAACCGGGGACGGGGTCGGGGATCCGGGGCCGGGGACGGGGCTTGGCTCCGGCCCCTCCACCGTGTCCCCTCCGCCGTGCGTGTCCCGCCGTGATtgcggcccggccccggcgggcGCGGCGGTAGGAGCCGCTTGGGCCGAGCCCCGCCGCCGGGCTGGACCGGTCCAAGCACCGTGCGGCTGCGGGGTCTCCACGTGTGGCACCGGGACGGGTGCGGGACCTGTACGGTGTGGCACCGTGGGACGGCTGTGGGTGTAACGCGGCGGTAGTCACCGGTAAGGCACGGGCACCGTGCGGTGGACCCCGGTATTGCTCTGGGACCCATGCGGTGTGACCCCGCGGCACCGGTACATTTCCAGCCCTACCGGGGTACAGGTACTGTACGCGGGGGCGCTGTCCCCATCCTGGGATacacaggctgcagctgaggCTCTTTCCACCCTGCTCATCCCGATTCCCGCAGGGCGCTGGCCATGGAGCCGGGCAGCATCGACAACCTGTCCATCCTGTACCAAAGCTCCGACTTCATCGTGGTCAACAAGCACTGGGACATCCGCATCGACAGCAAGATGTGGTACGAGACGCTGACGCTGCAGAGCCAGCTCAAGTACCGCTTCCCTGAGCTGGCTGACCCTGACACCTACTATGGCTTCAGGTGAGCAGCCGGGGCCGAAGCAGGCTCTATCCTGCTCATGGGATGCTCCTCCACCTCCCGTCTCCTCCCCAGGTTCTGCCACCAGCTCGACTTCTCCACTAGCGGGGCCCTGTGCGTCGCACTCAACAAGGCGGCAGCGGGAAGCGCCTACAAGTGTTTTAAGGACCGGCTGGTGACCAAAGCCTATCTTGCCCTGGTAAGGCCACGCTGCCAAATCCTGCTTCTGGACTTGGTGTGGTTAAATTGGAGCTTGGCCTCTGCTGCTTGTCCTGGTGAGGAGTGATAGGGCTCAGTTTGCAAACCAGCTTTCTGCCCTGCAGGTCAGGGGCCACGTCAGCCAGAGCCGAATGACGATCCGCTACGCCATAGGGAAGAACACGACCGAGGGCATGACCCACATGATGTGCATCGATGGGACGGAGGGTGAGCAGCTCCCacaccctgcctgcactgcccaGGCCACGCAGGGGGTGAGCTGACCTCCATCTGGATCTCATTGCAGGCTGTGAGAACCCCAAGCCTTGCCAGTCGGAGCTGATCGTGCTGGAGCACGGGTCCTACAGCGGAGACCCTGTAAccaaagtgctgctgcagccacttACAGGTGGGAGCTTGGGCTGGGGCAGTGTTTGAACAGGGAGGGCTGAGCTCCCAGGAGCTCCATGGGGCTTCCTTGTTCTCAACAGCACAAGCTGCTGAGGCTGGACAGGCAGAGATGATGCAGTGGGACCTGCATGTGCAGTCTCAGGCCTTGGTGTGGGTGCGTGGTGCAAAGCAAAACCTAGAAAGGGCTGAGGGGAGCCAAGAGCCACCGAGCTCAGAGGGTTCAAATGGGGACAAATGCCCCTCAAGAATGGATTCAGGGATAACCCATGTCAGTGATTCCTCTCCCCTTAGGGCGCACTCATCAGCTCCGGGTTCACTGCAGCGCCATCGGCCACCCCATTGTAGGGGACTTCACCTACAGCCACAGGAAGGACAGCAGTCCCTATAGGATGATGCTCCATGCCTACTACCTGCGCATCCCCACCGGCAAGGAGCTCATCGAGGTCTGTGCACCCGACCCCTTCATCACCGCAATGGACAGCAACTGGGTGCCCCAAAGTGTCACTCACCGGCTGGATGAGACCATCCAGGAGCTGAAGGACaagatgctgcagaaggaggaagaggagagccAGGAAGCCGTGCTCGATGGAGGGGGACAGGAGGCATTGAGCAAAACCAAGAGCCCGGAGACAGAGGAGCAGCGAGCCCGGTGCGAGCAGTGGTTGGCCGAGTGGGCTTTGGAGTGAGCACAAACCACGTCGCTGCGTTTCCAGCCCAATGCTCCATTTCTATCCCAGTGGGTCCCTGCGGAGCCCAGCGCTGACTCCACATCTGCACTCCCTGTATCCATGGCTTCCCTCACTCCTGGGGCTGGGATTAGGCAGATTTTAGCAGTGATTAGTGGTTTTTAATGTACACATCATCCATCTGGCCACTGGATGCCCCTTTCCTAACTGTGGGCCTCAGCAGCAGAGTCAGTGTGTCATGTACCAGCTTATGGTGACCCAAAAGCTTTATGTCCCCATCCCAGGGCTCAGACACAGCCAGGGCAGCATGGATGCTGCTTTTGCCATGAGGATGATGGACATGTCTGCAAACCCTCAGTGCCAGGATGCCAAAGTGCAGCTCAGCAAAGAGGGGAGAACACACCTGGGGCAGCTTGGGTGTCgtgtcatagaatcccagcctggtttgggttgaaaggaccttaaactcatccagttccaaccccctgccacgggcagggacaccttccactagagcaggttgctccaagcccctgtgtccaacctggccttgaacactgccagggatggagcagccacagcttctctgggcaccctgtgccagcgcctcagcaccctcacggggaagagcttctgcctcagagctcatctcagtctctcctctggcaggttaaagccattcccccttgtctcCCACTCCCATTCCCTTCACTCCAGCCTGCTGCGCTCGCTGGCACACACATTGGCTGGGAGGTGGGAGATCAGGAGGCTGAAGTGCAGCCCGggggctccagcagcccctgAATCCTGGGGTGAGGTGATCCAAATggattttaaacttttttgaGGTTTCTATGAGAAGAATCTCGTCTTTTAGTGGTTCTGGAATACGGGTGGTCTCAGAAATGAGTATTTTTAGTACTTCTGTGGTCAGGGAGCCAGCAGCCCAAAGGTTTTTTAATAGATCTTACTATTCTACTAGCATTGCCTTTTCCTAGCACCCACTGTTATCCTGGGTGGGGATGTAACCCCTGCAGACACAGGTCAGGAGACACAAGCCCCTTCTTGCTTTACCCAAACAAGGAGGAATAAGTATCATGTCTTGTTCCCATCGCGTGGCTCCTCTTCTTCAGGTGGGCAGTTTGGGAGGGCTCTGGAGCAGCCAAGGAAGTGATTGAAGCTGAAAAAGGCTGAGGACTGACGTGAAGAGTGGGAAGGAGCAATGAGGAAAGCTGGGGAGGGACGGAGGTGGCTGGAGCCCATTGCACACAGAGCACCCATCCCTGGGGTGTTCTGCACTGAGCTGCCACATCAGCACGTGCTGGAGCATTGTCATCCCACAAGCCCCATCCTATTTCGAACGTACCTGCAGTGGTTTCACATGATATTCCCATCCTGAGGGGCAATaaaccagcacagccctgtCTTTGTGGGTCACCAAAACCCCATGGGGTATTGCATTGCATTACAGGGTCCACGGGCTCGTGAGCTGGTGGCAGCGGGCTCAGGGGGGTTGGAAGAGCAGGAGAtccatctccttcctcccaggcCTCATCTCTGCCCATCCCATTTCTCAGGAATGGCCAGGGAGGGGTGAGGCAGGTCCTGAAGCTGTAAATCAACATGAACTTGTTTGCCAAAGAATGGCCGTGGGTGACGTGCACCAGAGGATCTGAAGAGTTAGGGGTGAGGTTTGCAGCATCAGTGGGACACGGCCTCCCCTTCCCTGGTGTGGGAACGGCCCCTGCTGCGTGATGGGGGACACATCCAGGACAAGGCAAGGGGATGCTGGGGACCACCACTGCAGGGGCTGGCACCCAGTGCTCACCCAATGCACCCTGCGCCACCCATCAGCCTTCATGCATTGCACTTTTACCCAATGCTGCAGAAACCAGAGATAAATAGCTGTTTTCCTTACCCTGCAGAGAGGTGTTTTCCAGGATCCCTTCCCTGGGTCTCCTTCCACGCCAcatcctgctccctcctctctgccatCACCGCATCCTCTGTGGATCCACTCACACATGCGGCCGGCGGGTTGTGATGGGTCTGTGTGTTGTGACGTTCTGTACAGCTTGCAATAACCCTTATTTCTTGCAATAACCCTTATTTCTTACACTAACCCCTATCTCTTGTTGCACACTGTGTAGTAAACCATTATGTACTTATCCTGTGGTTCACCCTGTGCTCTCTCTATCCATACcattgctgcagcagggctgggggcttcCAGGAATGAGCCTGAACTGGCCCAGCAGGACCAGCCCAGGGGCTCCAACCCGGCCAACCTGTTGTGTGAGCACCAACGCTCATCCTCGCCCTGCTGAAGTTCACCTGGATGAAAGCAAAGGGATTCTCTATGCAAAACCCCTCCTGGATTTAGTAACAGATGACCAGGGATGTCCGAGCCCGGGCACTTCCCTGCCTGTTGCCCACCATGTCCAACACTTGGGATTATCCCCAGCCAAGGaacagaggcagaagaaaacccCTTAATTTGGGAACACCACAGCTTTCTCTGGTAAAGAGGTAGGGAACAGCCCTGTGGCTGCTGGTGTTTAGGGGGTACAGAGGGAAAGCTGCCACCATGCATGATTCCTATATAACTTACACACCAACAGTGATTCCCCCTGGGGGAATAGGGAAGGGGCTTCCCTGTGTGTCCAGATTTAGGGTTGATGCTCCTGTGCCTGCATCTCCTGAGGCTGTTTCAAGGCCAATTCCAAGCTCTGTGGGGACGTGATGGACACAGTGGACTCCAGCCACCTCTGGCCAGCGAGCCTGCGGCGAGGGCTGTGTCCCGCCACCAGCCTCATAGCAAACAAGCTTCTGCTCCAACAAGAACTATTTTTACAGCAAATCCTTCTGAAATAGAAACCAGAAGCAGCCGCAGGCATTGACCAAGCCCCGGTGCTGCAGGACCAGTTGCTCAtgggggacagggatgggggcAGTGTTGGGAGCATCAGGGGATGGAAAACCCTGCTCCAGGGACCCTGGGTGAAGGCTGATGCTCTCAAACCCAGCTGAGTGGGTTTAGGGAATCACCAGGGTGAGAGCAGAGGGCAGTGGTCATCTGGCTGctctcccccttcctttttcctgggATAACATGTTTTTCCTGGGATGCATACTCAGATAACACAGCATTAGGCTTCTCTGGGTTTCCATCCCACAGCCTGGGAGactctttgcttcctttctttttggtCTTCCTCCTTCACTGCACATGCTGGATGGTGTTTCAGATTTGATATTGCAGGGAGGAAGCTGCAAAAAGGGAATAGGATTGTGCATGATCAAGGCAGAAAGGATAGGTGTGAGTGGAGCACCTCCCAAGGGGTGCTGAGCCCATCACTGAGGACTCAGTTCTACACCCTGGTTGCTTTATACATACACCCCTGAATAGCTTGAAGTATTTTACTAACCAGGAGGACCTTTGTCGCCATCAcagaaacccccaaaccagaGGATTTAACCCAAAGTTCAAAGTGACCCtttacagagaaagcaaaatccCCAACACGAAACCAGGGGAGGAAGCAGCTTTACAAAACACTGTTGAGAAACTGCCTCGTCACACCCCATTTGGGAAGCAACATCCCCACCCCGCAGCAGATAAGTGCTTGTGCTCGTCCCGCTGCAGCGGGTGAGCACCTTCCCTTGGGACAGAGAGCGGCTCCGCAAGGGCACCGGTGGGAATTAGGGAGCAATGAGCCTTAATGGAGGAATTACTTGGATCTGCTTGGAAGGGCAATCAGCTAATTCGCTGGGCAGCAATGAGCAGCtccagaagcaggagcagggatttATTTCCTGGGGGGGTAATGAGGTTGGGTACAGGGGGAGGGCAGCCTGCTGGTGCTCCTGCACTGGGTTATACTGGGTTTCTCCCAGTCTGTGCTGGTGTGGTCCTATGTGGATGGAGGAGGGTGTAGGAGGGAGCACCCTGCAGGGTGTAGGAGGGAGCAAGGCTCTGGGTGTCAGAAATGACCATTTattgtggggtttcttttagTAATAATGGGTGAAGACTTGACCTCTGGTTTCTGTTCCACAGGATGTAAAACCCCTCCCTGGGCTGCGGGGGTTTGTGCCAGCACTGAAGCGTTGGATCGGCTGCAGGACCCCAGCACCATCCCGGAGGTGGGACACGGCTCCTGTTTGCTCTGTGCTCACCCAACCTGTGCCAAGGAGGAAGCCCCCGCACAGCAGCATGGCACGGGCAGcctctgctctctgcctctGTGAGTTCCACCTCGTACCCCTAAATCCAACCCTGCCCCAGGGCCCCCTTCCACCAGGgatgctccagctcctctgcttttcaTCTCCATCCCACTTGGCTTTGGCTTTCCCTGTGTTCTGCCTCCTGTTCCCATCAGTATCCGCAGGCAGTGGGAGTTTTTCCCAGCTGCGCATTAGAAATCCACCCAAACACATTTCCAGGGGCTGATTTATCACTTTTCATCTTCTAATCCCACCCGGAGGCTCCCTGGGCTGGTGCAGGCTGTGGGAGGCTGCTCTCTGCATAGTGCTCCCCAGCATTCATTAACATTATCAAATGGATGCGGAAAAGACCCTTCCCAAGCTTTAAACCTGGAGCTGCTTCAGGACATCCCCCAGAAGCCTGTAGCTCTGCTCATGGATGTTTTATAACCCACTTCTGCTTCGTTGCAGGTTTCTCTACAGACCTTGTGCAAGCAGCACTGGTGAGTTGCTGCTGGATACACCGCGGCTTTGCCATGACCTTGTAGCTggtgccaggagcagcagagctgctgtggttcCCCCAGTCCTCATCTCCAGGGAGGCAAAGCCATCACCTCCCCATTGGCCCCATATGCATCCAGTGCCCCTatcccaccccatcccttgCTCACGCgctgcccagcagcatccctgccctgtCCTGATCCTAAACCTGATGGTTTTCCAGGGAAGCAGGGACAGACCCGCTGCTGAAGGGTCCCCCCTCCATGGTGGCTTTTGTCCCCATGCAGAACGCAGGGCAGCCTCGGGGCTGCTGCGGTTCTCACCTGCTTATGGCTTGtgggcagcagccaccagcctggGTGCCCCAGCCAGGCCTGGTCCCTTTCCCTGCACTTAAAATCCATTCTTCCCATTCCTAAGCATCCCTTTatccccctccccaggctgcccTGATCATCGGAGCTGCCCTATGTGCCCCTGAGCAACACACCGAGTGAGTACCAGCCCCATTGGGGGGCTCTGATGAGCTGGGGGTCTCGGGGGcgcaggcagtggggctggcaggggggGTTGTTGCTTTACTTCCCCCATCCCTGTCACAGCCGCTGTGACAGGCCATTCGGGCTCTAGAGGATTTACAGCCTCGCGCAGCCGGTTCTGGTGCTGGCACCGGGCTGGGATCTCAGCTCTTGTTGTAGCACAAACACACCGAGAGTTTCCTTTCCGTGTGGGGCTGACGCAGGTACAGCGGGAGCCTCCCCCAGATCCCGGCTCTGCTGGTTTCTCTTTCATCCAGCCAAGGGGATGGGCAGCCTCATGCCTGCAGGACACCCCCTTTGGCACCACCCAGCACTGGCTTTAGGGGCTGTTTCACGACACCCCATGTTATTCCTACTTACATCATGCAGTGGTCAGGGTGAAGGGGGATTTTCCATGGGAACGAGCTGGTTCATCCTCTGTGGGGCGTTGGGAGCTAAAGCAGATGGTGAAATTCAACCATGTCCCCCCAACGCAGCCTCTCAGCCTCGCTCCTGCAAGGATTCCCGTGCATCCCAGACAGTGATATTCCTGCTGCCGACATCCTCGCCTTTGCCCAGGGGCTGCAGAACAGAACAGCGGAGCTGAGCAGTGCCCAGGTGGGCAGGGGCAGAAATGGGGGGCCGTGAACCCCATGGAGCCCCATGGGGAGCTGAGGTTAAGGGGGTCCCACCACGTTGGCATTGACGAACCAAACCTCTCTcttccagctctcctgcctGGCCAGGCTGCTCACTGCCAAGAACCTGACGGCTGATTTTGGCACGTACCCGCCAgacctgctgctcctctttgAGTGAGTATCGAGGGTGGCACAGGGCTGGTGCCAGATCACATCATCCGGCGCTCGCCAACACGGCCCCATGTCCTGGTTTCAGACACCGTGTCCTGGTTTCAGACCCTGGGGCATGTGGGAGCTCTGTGTGGGAGAAGAGTATTACAGGAATCTCCTGCATCAGACCCACATTGGGCATTTCCAGCCCTGCAGACCTCCTGGTCCTCTCCTCACCCCACTCCTCACTGAGGCTGGGGCTACACAGCCCATAGCATGGGGTTGGGAAACCCCCTCAAGACATCCTCCCCAGGGTAAGAGGGAGTCCCCTGCTCTGTGCCACTTGGCACCTCATTGCTCCAGGAGCACCAGTTTAAAACTGATTTCTCCATGCCTACAAAAAACaacattagaatcatagaatggtttgggttggaaaggaccttaagatcatccagttccaaccccctctgTCCAAAGACCTCCTGCCTGGACACAAGGAGCCTTTTGCCCCATTCATCCCCTCCAGCACTGACTCTTGCTCCCCACAGCTTGTCCAAGGTGGATGATGGGACCTGTGAAGAGTTTTATGCCCGAGCTTCCCATGGGAAcctggagctgctccccaggggCTCAGAGCAGCGCACGGGGCTGCTCCGTGGGGCACTGGCCTGTCTGGTGAGTTGGGACGAGCCGGGGGCCGTCAGGGTCCTGCACCCCTCACCAGGCATTGGAACAAGGGGTTCTTTGTCTCTCTCAGGGGGTGAGGAGCAGCCGCCTGCGCCcggagcagctcagcagcctcGGGGCCCTTGTGTGTGATATGGAGCCAGAGACCATCACAGCCTCCGATCCCAGTGTCCTGGAGAACCTGAAGCTCTGCTCAGCGCTGACAGGGGCCCAGCAGGATGCTCTCAATGCTGTGCTCCTCAGTGGGGACACAGCGTATGGGTGAGGAGCCTTCATCTGCTCTTACAGGGGTGGGCGATGAGCACAGGGGTGGCACATCCATTAGGATGCTGAGCTGCTCCTTCTCCCAATGGCCACAGGGATCCTTCAAGCTGGGATCTACAGACTCTTCAAAACCTGGGCCCGCTTGTGCTGGCTCTGAACCAGACCACGCTGAGCTCGGTGGCCAAGGTAAGACCCCCCTCAAGACCTTGGGGTGAGTTGCCCATCAAGCAGCCCAGCGCTGTGGCTGCAGGACCAGCACCCTCTGCCCCCCGGCAGGCAGCACGGGAGGCTTTCGGCAGGAGCATCGTGGCTGCGTACAGCAAACAGGGACGTTCCCAGCGGGAGAAGTCCCTGAATCTCCTCAGAGCCTTCGCAGCAGCGTCAGATTCATCACATCCCAGGCAGAAGCGGAGCGCTGACCGTGAGCATTTCCCTTTACTCTTGGGAGGGAAAAGTGTCcccagggagggggagaggacCAGGCAGAAAGCTGTAGGATTCCCATAAAGCAGCTGGGGAGATGGGACAGCACACTGCAGGGTTTGCTCTTACCTGGGAGCAGGAgtaaggcagcagcagccaggaaggaGCTGGATCAGGGAGAAAACTCCCAAGCAGGGGTGGCACCAGGATGCTGCAAGGATGGAGGATGCTCCTGTGCATGATGTAGGAAAGGGTTCATCATACCAGAGCATCTTTAGTTGCCTTTCATAGAACAAAGCACGCGTGGTCTGCAGGAACATCACCAGCTCTTTCAGGAATATATTAAAGAATGAAAGTGAATAAGGCATCTACATGGGTTGGGGACTCAGGGGATGGGAGCATGAGTCGCAGGGGATTCCCTGTTCATTCACTGGAGCTCTTCCGAGGGCTCTGCAGGACCAGGGCCAGGCCAAGGAAGGGAGGAAACATCAGCCTGATGCACCCTCCCTGCCCACAGGCTGCCTGTCTGCGCCCATCACGGCCAGCACCATCACTGACCCCTTCTTAATCATTGACTACGACACCAGTGAACAGTTCGACCTGTGCCTCAGCAATGAggttctgaaagaaaacctgaagcTTCTGCTGGAGCAGCCATTCCCCATAGACTACCTCCAGGTCATGAAGAAGAAGCTGGATCAGGTGATGGATGATACAGGGCAGGAGCCCCCATGCTGGTGTGGGCAAGACCCACTGTGGGAACCGGCATTGCCAGCGCAGGGATGAAGGCGCCCGAGCGGGTCCTTTGCATCCATTTCCTGCTCCTTTTTACTTCGCTGACCCTCTTCTCTGCCCCATTGGCCTGATCCCACAGATCTACCCATCAGGGATCCCGGaggagcagctgaagctgtTGGGACCACTGTCCCGGCAGTACTCGGCAGAGGAGATCAGCCGGTGGACGGTG
Encoded proteins:
- the RPUSD1 gene encoding RNA pseudouridylate synthase domain-containing protein 1 isoform X2 yields the protein MEPGSIDNLSILYQSSDFIVVNKHWDIRIDSKMWFCHQLDFSTSGALCVALNKAAAGSAYKCFKDRLVTKAYLALVRGHVSQSRMTIRYAIGKNTTEGMTHMMCIDGTEGCENPKPCQSELIVLEHGSYSGDPVTKVLLQPLTGRTHQLRVHCSAIGHPIVGDFTYSHRKDSSPYRMMLHAYYLRIPTGKELIEVCAPDPFITAMDSNWVPQSVTHRLDETIQELKDKMLQKEEEESQEAVLDGGGQEALSKTKSPETEEQRARCEQWLAEWALE
- the RPUSD1 gene encoding RNA pseudouridylate synthase domain-containing protein 1 isoform X1; protein product: MEPGSIDNLSILYQSSDFIVVNKHWDIRIDSKMWYETLTLQSQLKYRFPELADPDTYYGFRFCHQLDFSTSGALCVALNKAAAGSAYKCFKDRLVTKAYLALVRGHVSQSRMTIRYAIGKNTTEGMTHMMCIDGTEGCENPKPCQSELIVLEHGSYSGDPVTKVLLQPLTGRTHQLRVHCSAIGHPIVGDFTYSHRKDSSPYRMMLHAYYLRIPTGKELIEVCAPDPFITAMDSNWVPQSVTHRLDETIQELKDKMLQKEEEESQEAVLDGGGQEALSKTKSPETEEQRARCEQWLAEWALE